A genomic segment from Candidatus Hydrogenedentota bacterium encodes:
- a CDS encoding right-handed parallel beta-helix repeat-containing protein — protein sequence MRGKLMCLFVVGLVAAVCARGEIAFYVSLGGENANNGTKEAPFKTLDRALTFVREKAASMNEDVVVYVGGGTYRLKTPLRFAKQDSGRNGHSVVWKAVDGEKPVISGGIVVDGWTPDADGRWKARLDVADMRQLYVNGARAQRARGAFPEGGGRYGELQAIDADAGHTAPGEAMAAWRNQGDIEFGYPSSWSHMICKVKSITPDGQGGVKIAMQQPGFFLASRKEGRQAEMPEYIENAFELLDEPGEWYFDKPAKTLYYLPRDGEDMTKTEAVVPVLETLMTLEGVENIRFEGLTFAEATWLTPNRIGHADVQANCTIAPEALFERDGWVVNLQNEYTKSPANVRLIASRNVRFERCSFTRLGGAGLDIEQGSQGNHVIGCVFQDISGSGVQIGDVKKQDHHPDDPGRIVKGNRVENCVFRNIGAEYEDSVGVFGGYTQETVIAHNEFAELPYSAISIGWGWGEQDSGGGSYPAPFMYEAPTPAKDNRIEFNHIHDVMLKRDDGGAVYTLGNQPGTIIRNNHIHDSTNNPGGIYLDEGSGFIEVTGNLVYGVKTAMNYNNRNQDRINTCNEHDNLFDADPNTDAAQSVVKAAGLEEAWRDLPR from the coding sequence ATGCGAGGCAAGCTGATGTGCTTGTTCGTTGTCGGTCTGGTCGCGGCGGTTTGCGCGCGCGGGGAAATTGCATTTTACGTGTCGCTAGGCGGCGAGAACGCAAACAACGGTACGAAAGAAGCCCCGTTCAAGACCTTGGATCGTGCGCTGACGTTTGTGCGCGAGAAGGCCGCCTCGATGAACGAGGACGTCGTCGTCTACGTAGGCGGCGGGACCTACCGATTGAAGACGCCGCTCCGTTTTGCCAAGCAGGACTCCGGCCGCAACGGGCATTCGGTTGTGTGGAAGGCCGTCGACGGCGAGAAGCCCGTCATCAGCGGCGGTATTGTCGTGGATGGGTGGACACCGGATGCCGATGGGCGGTGGAAGGCGCGTCTGGACGTTGCCGATATGCGGCAACTTTACGTGAACGGCGCGCGCGCGCAACGGGCGCGGGGCGCGTTTCCCGAGGGCGGTGGGCGTTACGGCGAGTTGCAGGCCATCGACGCGGATGCGGGACACACCGCGCCGGGCGAGGCGATGGCAGCTTGGCGGAACCAGGGCGATATCGAATTTGGGTATCCCAGTTCGTGGAGCCATATGATCTGCAAGGTCAAGAGCATCACGCCGGACGGACAGGGCGGCGTGAAAATTGCCATGCAGCAGCCGGGGTTCTTCCTGGCGTCGCGCAAGGAAGGACGTCAGGCGGAGATGCCGGAGTACATCGAGAACGCCTTCGAATTGCTGGATGAACCGGGCGAGTGGTATTTCGACAAACCTGCGAAGACGCTTTATTACCTTCCGCGCGACGGCGAAGACATGACGAAGACCGAGGCGGTTGTGCCGGTGCTAGAGACGTTGATGACGCTTGAGGGCGTGGAGAACATCCGGTTTGAAGGACTCACGTTCGCGGAAGCGACGTGGTTGACGCCGAACCGTATCGGTCACGCGGACGTGCAGGCGAATTGCACGATTGCGCCGGAAGCGCTATTCGAACGCGACGGGTGGGTCGTGAATCTGCAAAACGAGTACACGAAAAGCCCGGCGAACGTGCGATTGATTGCCTCGCGAAACGTACGCTTCGAGCGATGCTCGTTCACGAGGCTGGGCGGCGCGGGACTCGATATCGAGCAAGGTTCGCAAGGGAACCACGTGATCGGTTGCGTGTTTCAAGACATCTCGGGCAGCGGCGTGCAGATCGGCGACGTGAAGAAACAGGACCACCATCCCGACGATCCAGGGCGTATCGTGAAGGGAAATCGCGTGGAGAATTGCGTCTTCCGAAACATCGGCGCGGAGTACGAAGACAGCGTGGGCGTGTTTGGCGGATATACCCAGGAGACCGTCATCGCGCACAACGAGTTTGCGGAGTTGCCGTATAGCGCGATATCGATCGGCTGGGGTTGGGGCGAGCAGGACAGCGGCGGCGGCTCGTATCCGGCGCCGTTCATGTACGAAGCGCCGACGCCCGCGAAGGACAACCGGATCGAATTTAATCACATTCACGACGTGATGCTGAAGCGCGACGACGGCGGCGCGGTGTATACGCTGGGCAACCAACCCGGGACGATCATTCGCAACAACCATATCCACGACAGCACGAACAATCCGGGAGGCATCTACCTCGACGAAGGAAGCGGATTCATCGAAGTCACGGGCAACCTTGTCTACGGCGTGAAGACGGCGATGAACTACAACAACCGCAACCAAGATCGCATCAACACCTGCAACGAGCACGATAACTTGTTCGATGCGGACCCGAACACGGACGCGGCGCAGTCTGTAGTGAAGGCCGCGGGACTTGAAGAAGCGTGGAGGGATTTGCCGAGGTAG